The Miscanthus floridulus cultivar M001 chromosome 17, ASM1932011v1, whole genome shotgun sequence genome has a window encoding:
- the LOC136516456 gene encoding uncharacterized protein, translating into MLDHHVSSYTHRSGGDQPTASSPCDLAAVDDVAGNGSHKPGKAVTASVYRAKIAGHSRVVTVSWSRDLLSHAFAVAISGADGASAECRVELRPWQFWRRAGSRNVELCGGASTAPAAVRVLWDLRRARFGAGVPEPRCGYFVALEAAGEVVLVQGDMRRDALRRAAPCTAAEAEAVPVARREHVFGRRRFVAKARFHDQGDVHDIAIECGGGGEGGDADVEMTIAIDGEEAVQVKHLQWKFRGNQSLTFSRAKVEVFWDVHDWLFSAGTRPALFIFRPIVLSSASAPAGMAAGMLDGTVAATTGFCLYLYAWKLD; encoded by the coding sequence ATGCTGGACCACCACGTGTCGTCCTACACGCACCGGAGCGGCGGCGACCAGCCCACGGCATCCTCGCCCTGCGACCTCGCGGCCGTCGACGACGTCGCGGGCAACGGCAGCCACAAGCCAGGCAAGGCCGTCACCGCGTCCGTGTACCGCGCCAAGATCGCCGGGCACTCGCGCGTCGTGACGGTGTCCTGGTCCCGCGACCTCCTTTCGCACGCTTTCGCCGTAGCCATCTCCGGGGCCGACGGCGCGTCCGCGGAGTGCAGAGTAGAGCTGCGGCCGTGGCAGTTCTGGCGCCGCGCGGGTTCGCGGAACGTGGAGCTCTGCGGCGGCGCGTCGACGGCCCCAGCGGCCGTGCGCGTGCTGTGGGACCTCCGGCGGGCGCGGTTCGGCGCCGGCGTCCCCGAGCCACGGTGCGGGTACTTCGTGGCGCTGGAGGCGGCCGGCGAGGTGGTGCTGGTGCAGGGCGACATGCGGCGCGACGCGCTCCGTCGCGCGGCGCCGTGCACGGCCGCGGAGGCCGAGGCCGTCCCCGTGGCGCGGCGGGAGCACGTGTTCGGCAGGCGGCGGTTCGTGGCCAAGGCGCGGTTCCACGACCAGGGCGACGTGCACGACATCGCCATcgagtgcggcggcggcggcgagggcggcgACGCCGACGTCGAGATGACCATCGCCATCGACGGCGAGGAGGCCGTGCAGGTGAAGCACCTGCAGTGGAAGTTCAGGGGCAACCAGTCGCTCACCTTCAGCCGGGCCAAGGTGGAGGTGTTCTGGGACGTGCACGACTGGCTCTTCAGCGCCGGCACCAGGCCGGCGCTCTTCATCTTCCGCCCCATCGTGCTGTCCAGCGCGTCGGCGCCGGCGGGGATGGCCGCGGGGATGCTCGACGGCACGGTGGCAGCCACCACCGGCTTCTGCTTGTACCTCTACGCGTGGAAGCTCGACTAA